A genome region from Cervus elaphus chromosome 18, mCerEla1.1, whole genome shotgun sequence includes the following:
- the RNF32 gene encoding RING finger protein 32 isoform X4, whose protein sequence is MLRNKGHSSKQDNLAVTAVALQDHIVHDLQLQNLSIADSSKTKVQKTENRSKSLKRNTKALIDTGLKKTTQGGPKVEDPEKEYVLDPKPPPLTLAQKLGLFDPPPLPLSADEWDRVKQRSVEQGDSMQPCPICKEEFGLHPQVLLSCSHVFHRACLQAFEKFTNKKTCPLCRKNQYQTRVIRDGARLFKIKCATRIQASWRGHVVRRWYRDLRRTVPPTDAKLRRKFFEAKVMVPSKVAVSMCKRKSESWLM, encoded by the exons ATGTTAAGAAATAAG GGTCATTCCTCCAAACAGGATAACTTAGCAGTCACTGCAGTGGCTTTACAAGATCACATTGTACATGATCTTCAACTTCAAAATCTTTCAATAGCAGACTCTTCTAAGACAAAGGTACAAAAGACAGAGAACAGATCCAAATctctaaaaagaaatacaaaggccCTAATAGATACTGGACTTAAGAAAACCACACAAGGAGGCCCTAAAGTGGAAGATCCAGAAAAAGAATATGTTCTTGATCCAAAACCACCACCATTAACTTTAG CACAGAAGTTGGGCCTCTTTGACCCTCCCCCGTTGCCACTGTCGGCGGATGAATGGGACAGAGTGAAGCAGAGGTCCGTGGAGCAGGGGGACTCCATGCAGCCGTGCCCGATATGCAAAGAGGAGTTTGGACTTCACCCGCAG GTGCTGCTCTCCTGCTCCCACGTGTTCCACAGG GCTTGCCTTCAGGCTTTTGAAAAGTTCACAAATAAAAAAACGTGTCCTCTCTGTAGAAAGAACCAGTACCAAACCCGGGTGATCCGCGATGGGGCCCGACTCTTCAAAATCAAGTGTGCGACCAG GATCCAGGCGTCCTGGCGCGGACACGTGGTCAGGAGGTGGTACCGGGACCTGAGGAGGACGGTGCCGCCCACAGATGCCAAGCTGAGGAGGAAGTTCTTTGAAGCCAAG GTAATGGTTCCAAGCAAGGTAGCTGTCAGTATGtgcaaaagaaaatcagaatcatGGCTCATGTGA
- the RNF32 gene encoding RING finger protein 32 isoform X2: MLRNKGHSSKQDNLAVTAVALQDHIVHDLQLQNLSIADSSKTKVQKTENRSKSLKRNTKALIDTGLKKTTQGGPKVEDPEKEYVLDPKPPPLTLAQKLGLFDPPPLPLSADEWDRVKQRSVEQGDSMQPCPICKEEFGLHPQVLLSCSHVFHRACLQAFEKFTNKKTCPLCRKNQYQTRVIRDGARLFKIKCATRIQASWRGHVVRRWYRDLRRTVPPTDAKLRRKFFEAKISFSSHHIKEREVAQSCPTLCDPRDCSPPGSSVHGILQARVLEWVAISFSIIKLVKLDKVKFRASFCVSTL; the protein is encoded by the exons ATGTTAAGAAATAAG GGTCATTCCTCCAAACAGGATAACTTAGCAGTCACTGCAGTGGCTTTACAAGATCACATTGTACATGATCTTCAACTTCAAAATCTTTCAATAGCAGACTCTTCTAAGACAAAGGTACAAAAGACAGAGAACAGATCCAAATctctaaaaagaaatacaaaggccCTAATAGATACTGGACTTAAGAAAACCACACAAGGAGGCCCTAAAGTGGAAGATCCAGAAAAAGAATATGTTCTTGATCCAAAACCACCACCATTAACTTTAG CACAGAAGTTGGGCCTCTTTGACCCTCCCCCGTTGCCACTGTCGGCGGATGAATGGGACAGAGTGAAGCAGAGGTCCGTGGAGCAGGGGGACTCCATGCAGCCGTGCCCGATATGCAAAGAGGAGTTTGGACTTCACCCGCAG GTGCTGCTCTCCTGCTCCCACGTGTTCCACAGG GCTTGCCTTCAGGCTTTTGAAAAGTTCACAAATAAAAAAACGTGTCCTCTCTGTAGAAAGAACCAGTACCAAACCCGGGTGATCCGCGATGGGGCCCGACTCTTCAAAATCAAGTGTGCGACCAG GATCCAGGCGTCCTGGCGCGGACACGTGGTCAGGAGGTGGTACCGGGACCTGAGGAGGACGGTGCCGCCCACAGATGCCAAGCTGAGGAGGAAGTTCTTTGAAGCCAAG atttccttttctAGTCACCacataaaagaaagagaagtcgctcagtcgtgtccgactctttgcgaccccagggactgtagcccaccaggctcctccgtccatgggattctccaggcaagagtactggagtgggttgccatttccttctccatcataaaACTTGTAAAATTGGATAAGGTGAAATTCAGAGCAAGCTTTTGCGTGTCCACCTTATGA